From Stigmatopora argus isolate UIUO_Sarg chromosome 14, RoL_Sarg_1.0, whole genome shotgun sequence, the proteins below share one genomic window:
- the bptf gene encoding nucleosome-remodeling factor subunit BPTF isoform X1, translating into MRGKRGRPPKPLATEEHSPAPATTRGLRPRRNIKPRFRDSGDEEVESPARKAPKPARKKKAGSVISTRGRGRGKGGRGGRGGRGGKRTPGNKNIVYDDHESEEDDDAVSLRSEEEEVVEEDPRSEEDEGLKNDSDCVDDVLDEEEEEVEEDASYCTESSFRSQSTHASTPGRKKVHRPRTPILEEKNIPSLDLPQSSEDLLVPREELLNATSVYEVLRNFSAVLRLSPFRFEDFCAALIGQEQCTLIAETHISLLKAILHEEETSNTSFGPVDLKDSVNSTLYFIDGMTWPEVLRAYCESDKEYHYVLPYQELIDYPFGPVENKIKVLQFLVNQFLTTNVAREELMSDGVMQYDDHCRVCHRLGDLLCCETCSAVYHLECVKPPLKEVPEDEWQCEVCVAHQVPGVTDCVTEAQKNRPYIRQEPIGYDRHQRKYWFLSRRIIIEEDGEHEKKKIWYYSSKAQLNELLECLDKEYWETDLFATLEEMKVEVQTHMDITEELTNTACGNNKAYLTAVNENLKERLKIRLKTHKSDGQEDEVKPPAETSSAQTVSDTAKVKSQLGDGEPMDTEIQDATTSRAVTMPTDAQESVVSDSKSNTMPQDSTEFPDSNIESQNGESPSVAKQEKTGENTKVKPSSECTLEEAHDKQPEGGCQVSNSVTSSKPEQPDLFERSSRSSFTSQDGTEEANENLRNSTATGSVPEAINPRKSKESSPAGPDVETSHSSFLKSDLTVNLNNLFKLGQEGKYRVYHNQYSTNILALNKHQHREDHDKRRHLSHKFSLTTASEFKWNGSIYGSRGPTINTLRFNIIQLESNVPTPFMHLNWAAHRSNWNKAVQMCSKAREFALALAILECAIKPVVMLPVWKESLGHTRLHRMTAMEREEKEKVKKREKKLEDEETLQQATWVKYSVNIKHQVWKQKGEEYRVTGYGGWSWVSKTRVLRFVTKLPGNTNANYRKEFEAAKASKGNSACTNEQKMAQDEKNPTQNTEENKQQTSSEQETPKEETKLLEEKQEKGENCKLEIEPSLNPIPKNEEKGTIENKGSSVPVEQSEKEEPIQKSDQLKEETPVPKPLYDVVNVSEGFYLRTIYKQKVKPSKLDGLLERRVKQFTLEEKERLERFRPSALLSKIASARSSSVVKTEGTASVKQRPIESAVKTEEKQENDAVVKKLEFEEEHNEGKIKTDVELDSQAINHSMQSEICHLHSNSGAATPLKEVNGEPAGSTGINGKTNYKSEATGTPEKSQKQEAVPLGENIKKRSFEEMERDSRQTNTEITGADDESKTNAEQVNGETGIIAGSNPVQGENKEPIKPLMNGNVSQSASQYGSHPPSKIPKLEHHVAITRDSQNITENDKVPIVDSEGIVPATSQSSTPSSLNSLDNCSNTNDVKTSTQNVLQSPNRTDSSTSTSTNKPVISQKSASAGVTNSKLSITTANGSMAISSEYTTSDRVSLLKFSKFKKARSGTALPSYRKFVTKSSKKSIFVLPNDDLKRLARRGGFREVPIFNYNAKPALDIWPYPSPRPTFGITWRYRLQTVRSLAGVSLMLRLLWACLRWDDMAVKPSIGVGLTRKETTETDITTTEIIKRRDVGHYGIYSEYCIRKIICPLGNKDSTKETPTPQRKGLRSSALRPKKQESTKPTGPIAVEKWIPEEDLELWEIRAFAEKLEKDKSQGIDSSKTIIFKSAEDVKLHLENQLKQTRLAAQQKRFEQQAATTATTTTPTTSSITTSSSTLASVSTPMSTGQRTLAVTSGTKMVLASKLGSPLSLQQDKNFHQSFATWVKQGQPSSNTEENKSTSIFPSGPPANLRTYSTLHPTTGNINLRATNSSSSQQKMMKAGSQTQAGANPLLASQGNSQKVQMGLNQVGSAVSGSTPVQTTDGQRVTGPLPTPGQRPAAPSQPSRPQQGQVKLTMAQLMQLTQSAEAGNPGLTVVIQGQGQTEGQLQIVPQGVTVIPAAGQQLMQAAMPNGQVHRFLFTPMPASSSLPTSAPVAAVPAKPTALPNPQTQIATPAISKSTVQTTPSPLAQTQMAAPLPSPTQPIPAPSPQPSSNLCSNPTSVPAPPQVTTSIPTTVHVSPQAPVQTIISAPPTQITPVATQATSQTLVSSSLTASLPVQPAVAKSVPALQLNVDQSVIQPQILENTQTAVAVAVTGQVSPQSQIQTQTLSTSTTFKSAPVPVNVTVPPSTFVPLAGNTAVQFAKSNQLQCISTSLPSPVQVSTSALTSVSCPVIAVVSNQIGVLSSANALSQIPTVAPLPLHPPAANAVVTPVTATCTTPSVPALIEQRTAQPQVWKPGTCEARIPVHSVQQATIHNPPALTAVPVCTLASGSGSPLPQASISLQSHIQHPATVSVQQVSQIPLTAVQLQMKALPVSTVVTTIRQPQVVNQLQPRTPNQICAQIQVQPSGQAQQMQHIQSPPHLQAQAQLHPQIRVQFQPQTQQASQPKVHPLPQIQPQVQFQSPKPALPQVQVQQQPRVQAQYPSQTQGAPQTQLQIQPQTLQQPQASAQPQVQVQFQQTNQIPTPTQALQQTPIGSPSPIQTQFKAPSQTQVQIQTQPHVQGQVQVQFQSPNQTHVKAQPQLQVQPSIRHQLITLPGIQQPVQLLSALPPHVAAQIQAQIQAQAQQQGGAVPQQIKLQLPIQIQQTGGQIQAHQIQNMVTIQTPTNLQDKLQNVQQQRDQQPQSHQQQHHPVQQQPTPPKKKKYHEKKELKDPNQLAVSPGDGLHKQVGAKQSVTTEQLKQRKTLAAAEREENQRMIVCNQVMKYILDKIEKDEKQAAKKRKKEEVVEQKRSKQNATKLTALLYKHKEHLKAEILKKRALLDKDLQLQVQEELRRDIAKLHKEKEKARAAIAQAAAATVKSSSLSSHSSHSSHSIHSSHPSHSKHSSHSTRTPGPSSSLHKRKREEQQDKDRNRDKERHRDKKRERDKDQDRCKDREKDRDRNREKERVQEQEHTRPLDREKGRERDRDKDRDPFSLKHKKKKKQLSSTSRDHKKDNKLYCICKTPYDESKFYIGCDLCSNWFHGACVGITEKEAKKLEDFVCNDCKRGHEGGSKEELYCICRTPYDESQFYIGCDRCQNWYHGRCVGILQSEANHIDVYVCPQCQSTEDAMTVLTPLTDKDYDGLKRILRSLQSHKMAWPFLEPVAAHDAPDYYRVIKEPMDFSTMESRLQKRHYRKLTEFVADVTKIFDNCRYYNPNDTPFFQCAEVLEGFFVQKLKCFKAGRSHNNKLQSSAS; encoded by the exons GAAGGAAGAAGGTCCACCGACCCCGCACCCCCATTCTGGAGGAGAAAAACATTCCTTCTCTTGATCTACCCCAATCGTCTGAGGATCTCCTGGTCCCGCGTGAAGAGCTGCTAAACGCCACCTCCGTCTACGAGGTGCTTCGGAACTTCAGCGCGGTACTCCGGCTCTCCCCCTTCCGCTTTGAGGACTTTTGCGCGGCACTCATCGGCCAAGAACAATGCACTTTAATCGCCGAGACTCACATTTCTCTACTGAAGGCCATCTTGCATGAAGAGGAAACTTCCAACACTAGTTTCGGTCCCGTAGACCTCAAGGATAGCGTCAACTCCACGCTTTACTTCATCGACGGCATGACGTGGCCTGAGGTGTTACGGGCCTACTGTGAGAGTGACAAAGAGTATCACTACGTCCTCCCTTATCAGGAACTGATTGATTATCCTTTTGGTCCTGTCGAAAATAAGATCAAGGTGCTTCAGTTTCTGGTGAACCAGTTTCTCACGACCAACGTTGCTCGTGAAGAGCTGATGTCCGATGGCGTCATGCAGTATGACGACCACTGTCGCGTGTGTCATCGACTGGGTGACCTGCTCTGCTGCGAAACCTGCTCTGCGGTTTACCACTTGGAGTGTGTAAAGCCACCGCTAAAGGAGGTCCCGGAAGATGAGTGGCAGTGCGAGGTCTGTGTGGCGCATCAAGTACCCGGCGTTACGGACTGTGTGACGGAAGCGCAGAAGAACAGGCCCTACATACGCCAGGAGCCTATTGGTTATGACCGACATCAGAGAAAATACTGGTTTCTGAGCCGAAGAATTATTAT TGAAGAGGATGGAGAgcacgaaaagaaaaaaatctggtatTATAGCAGCAAAGCCCAGCTTAACGAGCTCCTCGAGTGCCTCGATAAGGAGTACTGGGAAACGGACCTCTTTGCCACTCTGGAAGAGATGAAGGTGGAAGTTCAAACTCATATGGACATCACAGAGGAACTTACCAATACAGCTTGTGGAAACAATAAAGCCTACCTCACTGCTGTCAATG AGAATCTCAAGGAACGTTTAAAGATCCGACTGAAAACACACAAGTCAGACGGGCAAGAAGATGAAGTGAAGCCGCCAGCAGAAACAAGTTCTGCACAGACAGTGAGTGATACGGCCAAAGTCAAATCACAGCTTGGAGATGGAGAGCCAATGGACACCGAAATCCAGGATGCCACCACTTCACGGG CAGTCACCATGCCAACTGATGCGCAGGAGAGCGTCGTGTCGGATTCTAAGTCCAACACAATGCCACAGGATTCAACTGAATTTCCTGATTCCAACATAGAATCCCAGAATGGGGAATCTCCTTCAGTAGCAAAGCAGGAAAAGACAG GTGAGAATACAAAAGTCAAGCCGAGCAGTGAATGCACGCTAGAAGAAGCCCATGACAAGCAACCAGAAGGAGGTTGCCAGGTCTCGAACAGCGTGACTTCCAGTAAACCAGAGCAGCCGGACCTGTTTGAGAGGTCCTCTCGGTCTTCTTTTACCAGTCAAGATGGCACAG AGGAGGCTAATGAAAATCTCAGGAACAGTACAGCAACTGGATCAGTGCCAGAAGCTATAAACCCCAGAAAAAGCAAAGAG tcatCTCCTGCTGGCCCAGATGTCGAAACGTCACATTCcagctttttaaaaagtgaccTTACGGTCAACTTGAACAATTTGTTCAAACTGGGCCAGGAAGGTAAATATAGGGTATACCACAACCAATACAGCACCAACATCCTGGCTCTCAACAAGCATCAGCACAGAGAAGATCACGACAAAAGGCGCCACCTCTCCCACAAGTTCAGCTTGACCACTGCGTCTGAGTTCAAGTGGAACGGCTCCATCTACGGATCCCGGGGCCCGACAATCAACACCCTTCGTTTCAACATCATCCAGCTGGAGAGCAATGTCCCGACGCCTTTTATGCACCTTAACTGGGCAGCACACAG AAGCAACTGGAACAAAGCAGTACAAATGTGCAGCAAGGCGAGGGAATTTGCCCTGGCCTTGGCCATACTGGAGTGTGCCATCAAACCAGTTGTCATGCTGCCTGTGTGGAAAGAGTCTCTCGGACACACAAG GCTACATCGTATGACTGCCATGGAGCGTGAAGAAAAAGAGAAGGTGAAAAAACGGGAGAAAAAACTGGAGGACGAGGAGACTCTCCAGCAGGCCACATGGGTGAAATATAGTGTTAACATCAAACACCAG GTGTGGAAGCAAAAGGGTGAGGAGTACAGAGTGACGGGGTATGGTGGCTGGAGCTGGGTCAGTAAGACTCGTGTACTACGTTTTGTTACCAAGTTACCAGGAAACACCAACGCAAACTATCgaaaagaatttgaag CAGCCAAAGCAAGCAAGGGAAATTCTGCATGcacaaatgaacagaaaatggCACAAGATGAAAAGAACCCCACTCAAAATACAGAAGAAAACAAGCAGCAGACCTCATCAGAACAAGAAACACCTAAAGAGGAAACAAAGCTTTTAGAAGAGAAGCAAGAAAAGGGTGAAAATTGCAAACTGGAGATTGAACCCAGCCTAAATCCCATAcctaaaaatgaagaaaagg GAACCATTGAAAACAAAGGCTCTTCGGTACCTGTTGAACAGTCTGAAAAAGAAGAACCAATCCAGAAATCTGACCAACTCAAAGAGGAGACCCCTGTACCGAAGCCTTTATATGACGTTGTCAACGTGAGTGAAGGATTCTATTTACGGACAATTTATAAACAGAAGGTAAAGCCTTCTAAATTGGATGGACTCTTGGAGCGGCGTGTTAAACAATTCACTTTAGaagagaaggagagactggAGCGGTTCAGACCGTCGGCATTGCTGTCAAAAATTGCTTCTGCACGGTCTTCCTCTGTAGTCAAGACTGAAGGAACTGCATCAGTTAAACAGCGGCCTATTGAGAGTGCCGTTAAAACGGAAGAAAAGCAAGAGAACGATGCAGTTGTTAAAAAGCTTGAGTTTGAAGAGGAACATAATGAaggcaaaataaaaacagatgtTGAATTGGACTCTCAGGCAATCAACCACAGCATGCAGTCAGAAATCTGTCATTTGCATAGCAATAGTGGAGCTGCTACGCCACTCAAAGAAGTTAATGGAGAACCTGCTGGAAGCACTGGGATCAACGGTAAAACCAATTATAAATCTGAAGCAACGGGGACTCCGGAGAAATCTCAGAAACAAGAGGCAGTGCCATTGGGGGAGAACATAAAGAAACGTAGCTTTGAGGAAATGGAGCGAGACAGTCGGCAAACTAATACGGAGATCACGGGTGCCGACGACGAAAGCAAGACCAATGCTGAGCAGGTGAATGGAGAAACTGGGATCATtgctggttcaaatccagtccaAGGAGAAAACAAAGAGCCTATCAAACCTTTAATGAATGGAAATGTTTCCCAAAGTGCTTCACAATATGGCAGTCATCCACCTTCAAAGATCCCTAAACTTGAGCATCATGTGGCTATTACACGAGATTCTCAAAATATTACAGAAAATGACAAGGTTCCAATTGTAGATTCAGAAGGAATAGTGCCTGCTACTTCTCAAAGTTCAACTCCGTCTTCCCTTAATAGTTTGGACAACTGCAGTAACACAAATGATGTAAAGACATCCACGCAAAATGTACTACAGTCTCCAAATCGCACAGACTCTTCGACTTCAACCTCCACCAATAAGCCAGTCATCTCTCAGAAGTCTGCCAGTGCAGGTGTCACTAATTCAAAGCTGAGCATCACCACCGCAAATGGTTCTATGGCGATAAGCTCCGAGTATACCACGAGTGACAGAGTCAGTCTTCTCAAATTCAGCAAATTTAAGAAGGCGCGATCAGGCACAGCACTACCATCCTATCGCAAGTTTGTCACCAAAAGCAGCAAAAAGAGCATCTTCGTCCTGCCCAACGATGACCTGAAGAGGCTGGCGAGGAGAGGAGGGTTCCGAGAGGTTCCCATATTTAACTACAATGCAAAACCAGCCCTGGATATTTGGCCCTATCCCTCGCCTCGGCCTACGTTTGGAATCACATGGAG ATACCGTCTTCAGACAGTGAGATCACTGGCAGGAGTTAGCCTAATGCTCCGGTTACTGTGGGCCTGTCTAAGGTGGGATGACATGGCTGTGAAGCCTTCCATTGGTGTAGGACTTACAAGGAAAG AAACCACAGAGACAGATATCACCACAACAGAGATCATTAAACGAAGAGATGTGGGACATTATGGCATCTACTCAGAATACTGTATCAGGAAGATTATCTGTCCTCTTGGAAACAAGGATTCTACAAAAG AAACTCCGACTCCACAAAGGAAAGGTCTGCGATCGAGTGCTTTGCGGCCCAAGAAACAGGAGTCAACCAAACCAACTGGACCTATTGCCGTGGAGAAATGGATTCCTGAAGAGGACCTGGAGTTGTGGGAGATCAGAGCCTTTGCCGAAAA ATTGGAGAAAGATAAATCGCAGGGAATAGATTCCTCCAAAACGATCATTTTTAAGAGCGCAGAAGATGTCAAGCTGCATTTGGAGAATCAGCTTAAACAGACTAGATTGGCTGCCCAGCAG AAACGTTTTGAACAACAAGCAGCAACCACTGCTACAACAACAACACCCACCACCTCCTCCATCACCACTTCCTCCAGCACTTTAGCTTCTGTTAGTACACCTATGTCTACTGGACAGAGAACACTTGCGGTCACATCGGGAACCAAGATGGTCTTGGCCTCCAAATTGGGCTCTCCACTCTCCCTGCAACAAGACAAGAACTTCCACCAATCTTTTGCCACATGGGTCAAACAGGGTCAACCCAGTAGTAACACAG AGGAGAATAAAAGCACCAGCATATTCCCGTCTGGCCCTCCTGCAAACTTGAGAACCTACAGTACGCTTCACCCTACAACTGGGAATATCAACCTCAGAGCTACTAACTCATCATCTTCGCAACAAAAG ATGATGAAAGCAGGAAGCCAAACTCAAGCTGGTGCAAATCCTCTGTTGGCTTCACAAG GCAATTCCCAAAAGGTCCAGATGGGCCTAAACCAAGTTGGATCTGCTGTATCTGGCTCTACTCCTGTGCAGACAACTGATGGTCAGAGAGTCACAGGTCCCTTGCCAACACCTGGGCAGCGACCAGCGGCTCCCTCCCAGCCAAGTAGACCACAGCAGGGTCAAGTCAAACTCACGATGGCACAGCTCATGCAGTTAACACAGAGTGCTGAG GCAGGAAATCCCGGTCTAACTGTAGTGATCCAAGGTCAAGGCCAGACTGAGGGCCAGCTGCAGATTGTCCCACAGGGTGTGACAGTCATCCCTGCGGCTGGTCAGCAGCTTATGCAGGCAGCCATGCCCAATGGCCAAGTACATCGCTTCCTCTTCACTCCAATGCCAGCATCTTCATCACTTCCAACTTCTGCCCCTGTTGCAGCTGTTCCTGCAAAACCTACTGCATTACCGAATCCCCAAACCCAAATAGCAACCCCTGCTATATCCAAATCCACCGTCCAGACTACTCCTTCACCCTTGGCGCAGACCCAAATGGCAGCACCTCTCCCTTCCCCGACACAACCCATTCCAGCTCCTTCTCCCCAACCGAGTTCAAATTTGTGCTCCAACCCAACCTCCGTTCCTGCACCTCCCCAAGTGACAACCTCCATTCCTACAACAGTGCACGTTTCGCCGCAAGCACCAGTACAAACCATCATTTCTGCACCACCAACACAAATAACTCCTGTTGCAACCCAGGCTACGTCACAAACACTAGTTTCATCGTCGTTAACAGCCTCCCTCCCAGTACAACCCGCAGTGGCAAAATCTGTGCCTGCCTTACAACTAAATGTAGACCAATCTGTGATTCAACCCCAAATATTAGAAAATACTCAAACAGCAGTGGCTGTGGCTGTTACAGGACAAGTTTCCCCTCAATCCCAGATCCAGACTCAAACTTTGTCCACATCAACAACCTTTAAATCTGCTCCTGTCCCGGTGAATGTTACAGTCCCTCCCTCTACTTTTGTCCCACTGGCAGGGAATACTGCtgtccaatttgctaaatccaACCAATTGCAGTGCATATCGACATCTCTCCCCTCACCTGTCCAAGTCTCAACATCCGCCCTCACTTCCGTTTCTTGTCCTGTCATCGCTGTAGTATCAAATCAAATTGGCGTCCTATCTTCGGCTAACGCACTTAGCCAAATTCCAACTGTAGCCCCCCTTCCTCTTCATCCACCTGCAGCAAATGCTGTGGTCACACCAGTCACAGCAACATGTACAACACCTTCAGTGCCAG CACTAATAGAGCAAAGGACTGCTCAGCCCCAGGTTTGGAAACCAGGTACATGTGAGGCCCGCATTCCAGTCCATTCTGTTCaacaggcaaccattcacaaCCCACCTGCCCTAACTGCAGTTCCTGTCTGCACTCTGGCATCAGGCTCTGGTTCGCCTTTGCCACAGGCGTCTATTTCCCTGCAATCTCATATACAGCACCCTGCAACAGTTTCTGTACAGCAGGTATCTCAGATTCCTCTCACTGCGGTGCAGCTCCAAATGAAGGCATTACCCGTCTCCACGGTGGTGACTACAATTAGACAGCCCCAGGTAGTCAATCAACTGCAGCCCCGAACTCCAAATCAAATCTGTGCACAGATTCAGGTCCAGCCTTCTGGTCAAGCTCAACAAATGCAACACATTCAGTCTCCGCCTCATCTCCAGGCGCAAGCCCAACTCCACCCTCAAATCAGAGTTCAATTTCAGCCACAGACTCAGCAAGCATCCCAACCCAAAGTGCATCCGCTTCCTCAAATTCAACCCCAGGTTCAGTTTCAGTCTCCGAAGCCAGCCTTGCCCCAGGTCCAAGTTCAACAGCAACCAAGGGTCCAAGCCCAGTACCCGTCACAAACACAAGGTGCACCTCAAACGCAATTGCAAATCCAACCTCAAACTCTCCAACAGCCTCAGGCTTCAGCCCAACCTCAGGTTCAGGTCCAGTTTCAGCAAACAAACCAGATTCCCACCCCAACTCAAGCTTTGCAGCAAACTCCAATTGGGAGTCCCTCACCAATTCAAACACAATTCAAAGCTCCGTCACAAACGCAGGTTCAAATACAAACCCAACCCCATGTGCAAGGGCAGGTCCAAGTCCAATTCCAATCGCCAAACCAAACCCATGTTAAAGCTCAGCCTCAGCTTCAGGTCCAGCCCTCCATTCGGCATCAGCTTATCACTCTTCCAGGGATTCAACAACCGGTGCAGCTCTTGTCAGCTCTTCCACCTCACGTTGCGGCCCAGATCCAAGCGCAGATCCAAGCACAAGCACAGCAGCAAGGCGGTGCCGTTCCGCAGCAGATCAAACTACAACTGCCTATCCAGATCCAACAGACGGGAGGTCAAATACAGGCCCACCAAATCCAGAACATGGTGACCATCCAAACACCCACAAACCTGCAGGACAAACTGCAAAATGTGCAGCAACAAAGAGACCAGCAGCCACAGTCGCATCAGCAGCAGCACCACCCAGTTCAACAACAACCTACACCACCtaagaaaaagaaatatcaCGAGAAGAAGGAGCTCAAGGATCCAAATCAGTTGGCCGTGAGCCCAGGAGATGGCCTTCATAAACAA GTGGGAGCTAAGCAGAGTGTAACCACGGAACAGCTAAAGCAGAGGAAAACGCTAGCTGCCGCTGAGCGAGAAGAGAACCAAAG AATGATTGTGTGCAACCAGGTgatgaaatacattttggaTAAGATAGAGAAGGATGAGAAGCAAGCggccaagaaaagaaaaaaggaagaagTTGTTGAGCAAAAGCGCTCTAAGCAGAATGCCACCAAGCTGACGGCATTGTTGTACAAGCACAAAGAACATCTGAAGGCTGAGATTCTAAAAAAGAGGGCTCTGCTGGATAAAGACCTTCAGCTGCAAGTGCAG GAGGAGCTGAGACGGGACATTGCCAAACTACACAAAGAAAAGGAGAAGGCTCGAGCGGCCATTGCCCAGGCCGCGGCAGCAACTGTCAAGTCATCCTCCCTCTCCTCGCACTCCTCACACTCTTCTCACTCCATACATTCTTCCCACCCCTCACACTCAAAACATTCCTCTCACAGCACCCGCACACCCGGACCGTCTTCCTCATTGCATAAACGCAAGCGGGAAGAGCAgcaagacaaagaccgaaacaGGGATAAGGAGAGGCATCGTGACAAGAAACGGGAACGAGACAAAGACCAGGATCGGTGCAAAGATAGAGAAAAAGACCGAGACCGCAATCGAGAGAAGGAGAGGGTGCAAGAACAAGAGCACACCCGACCTCTGGACAGGGAGAAGGGCAGAGAAAGGGACAGAGACAAAGACCGAGATCCTTTCTCactaaaacacaagaaaaagaagaagcagcTGTCCTCTACTTCAAGGGATCACAAGAAGGACAATAAACTGTACTGTATCTGTAAAACGCCGTACGATGAGTCCAA GTTTTACATAGGGTGTGACCTGTGCTCCAATTGGTTCCATGGTGCCTGTGTGGGCATCACTGAGAAGGAAGCCAAGAAGTTAGAGGACTTTGTGTGTAATGATTGTAAAAGGGGCCATGAAGGAGGAAGCAAAGAGGAGCTCTACTGCATCTGTCGGACACCATACGACGAATCACA GTTTTACATCGGTTGTGACCGGTGCCAGAACTGGTACCATGGGCGCTGTGTGGGCATCCTACAGAGCGAGGCCAATCACATTGACGTGTACGTTTGCCCTCAGTGTCAGTCAACAGAAGACGCCATGACGGTCCTCACGCCACTTACCGACAAAGATTATGACGGCCTCAAAAGAATATTACGCTCCTTACAG TCTCACAAGATGGCGTGGCCTTTCCTTGAACCAGTGGCTGCACATGACGCACCAGATTATTATCGCGTCATTAAAGAACCAATGG ACTTTTCCACAATGGAAAGCCGTTTACAAAAACGGCATTACCGCAAGCTCACTGAGTTTGTGGCCGACGTGACCAAAATCTTTGACAACTGTCGCTACTACAACCCCAATGACACGCCCTTCTTTCAGTGTGCGGAAGTGCTCGAAGGCTTCTTTGTACAGAAGCTCAAATGTTTCAAAGCTGGCAG GTCTCATAACAACAAGCTACAGTCTTCGGCCTCTTAG